Proteins encoded within one genomic window of Vulgatibacter sp.:
- a CDS encoding FAD-dependent oxidoreductase: MYDLIVIGGGVNGTGIARDAAMRGYRTLLVEKRDFAAGSSGANSGMIHGGVRYLRYDRSVTEMACIDSGYIQRIAPHLLFRIPFLFPLRAEDPADPSLQERFLRYGVEVYLGLYDVYQPHKRGKQSAVLSAEEAYDLEPALARDLIGAISFDEWGIDPFRLCAANAVSAKAHGATLRTYAQVTGFLRGEAGRVEGVTLRDEATGAEEAHRARAVVLACGPWSPKVAKLAGVEVKIRPGKGVHLTLDRRVSNYGVICKTVDGRDIFVMPHEQTSIVGTTDDDFYGDPDHLQVTEDEVAYLWEAATRSVPSVRHARILRAWAGVRPTMYEYGKLEDALSREHAIAHHDADGASGLISLVGGKLASYRIMSEEVVDAVERVLGEQHRPCRTHLEPLPGGDAFPDVPELAGRYRLPQVTVERIAYRHGALAASICELADREPHLRTPICRCEQVIAAELAWSIRHEEGRRLLDLRRRNRLAMGPCQGTDCAAAAAAVLAREAELAPAQQRRELADLLQMRWKGKRAVLDGEGLAQEELSRSIHLGAGALGEAPLAERAPKAGATGQPTKADEDAA; encoded by the coding sequence GTGTACGACCTCATCGTCATCGGCGGCGGCGTGAACGGCACCGGCATCGCCCGGGACGCGGCGATGCGCGGCTACCGCACCCTCCTCGTGGAGAAGCGCGACTTCGCCGCCGGCTCCTCCGGCGCCAACTCCGGGATGATCCACGGCGGCGTGCGCTACCTCCGCTACGACCGCAGCGTCACCGAGATGGCCTGCATCGACTCGGGCTACATCCAGCGGATCGCCCCGCACCTGCTCTTCCGGATCCCCTTCCTCTTTCCGCTCCGGGCGGAGGACCCCGCCGATCCCTCGCTGCAGGAGCGCTTCCTCCGCTACGGCGTCGAGGTCTACCTCGGGCTCTACGACGTCTACCAGCCGCACAAGCGGGGCAAGCAGAGCGCGGTGCTGTCCGCCGAGGAGGCCTACGACCTCGAGCCCGCCCTCGCGCGGGATCTGATCGGCGCCATCTCCTTCGACGAGTGGGGGATCGATCCCTTCCGCCTCTGTGCGGCGAACGCCGTCTCGGCGAAGGCGCACGGGGCGACCTTACGGACCTACGCGCAGGTGACCGGCTTCCTCCGCGGTGAAGCGGGCAGGGTCGAGGGGGTGACGCTCCGCGACGAGGCCACCGGCGCCGAGGAGGCGCACCGCGCCCGGGCGGTGGTCCTCGCCTGCGGGCCGTGGTCGCCGAAGGTGGCGAAGCTCGCAGGGGTCGAGGTGAAGATCCGACCGGGCAAGGGCGTGCACCTCACCCTCGATCGCCGCGTCTCCAACTATGGCGTGATCTGCAAGACCGTCGACGGCCGCGACATCTTCGTGATGCCGCATGAGCAGACCTCGATCGTCGGCACCACCGACGACGATTTCTACGGCGATCCGGATCACCTCCAGGTCACCGAAGACGAGGTCGCCTACCTCTGGGAGGCGGCGACCAGGAGCGTGCCCTCGGTGCGGCACGCGCGGATCCTCCGGGCCTGGGCCGGCGTGCGGCCGACGATGTACGAATACGGCAAGCTCGAGGACGCCCTCTCCCGCGAGCACGCCATCGCCCACCACGACGCCGACGGCGCAAGCGGTCTGATCAGCCTCGTCGGCGGCAAGCTCGCCTCCTACCGGATCATGAGCGAGGAGGTGGTGGACGCGGTGGAGCGCGTGCTCGGCGAGCAGCACCGGCCCTGCAGGACGCACCTCGAGCCGCTGCCCGGCGGCGACGCCTTCCCCGACGTGCCGGAGCTCGCCGGGCGCTACCGGCTGCCGCAGGTCACGGTGGAGCGGATCGCCTACCGCCACGGCGCCCTCGCCGCCTCGATCTGCGAGCTGGCGGATCGTGAGCCGCACCTGCGCACGCCGATCTGCCGCTGCGAGCAGGTGATCGCGGCGGAGCTCGCCTGGTCGATCCGCCACGAGGAGGGACGAAGGCTCCTCGATCTGCGCCGGCGCAACCGCCTCGCCATGGGGCCCTGCCAGGGAACGGATTGCGCCGCCGCAGCAGCTGCGGTCCTTGCCCGCGAAGCGGAGCTCGCTCCGGCGCAGCAGCGGCGGGAGCTCGCCGACCTGCTCCAGATGCGCTGGAAGGGAAAGCGCGCCGTGCTCGACGGCGAGGGGCTGGCGCAGGAGGAGCTCTCCCGCTCGATCCACCTCGGCGCCGGTGCGCTCGGCGAAGCGCCGCTGGCGGAGCGGGCGCCGAAGGCAGGTGCCACGGGGCAGCCCACCAAGGCCGACGAGGATGCAGCATGA
- a CDS encoding glutathione S-transferase family protein yields MQLHYHPVSPYSQKTLLAFHEKGVSFTPRLVDVTSPEAKAAYQREVYGLGKIPLLVVPEESLRLPESSLIAEWLDERFPERGPRLIPADRTKSREVRMLDRLADGCLSEPMAKVVFDGMRAPEDRDPRGTRVARSLLDRAYGVLEERLAEQGSTWLAGADYSLADCAATPPLFFLQRIHPYTDHRHLTAYAARLSERPSWQKVLAEAAPWLEAFSKS; encoded by the coding sequence ATGCAGCTCCACTACCACCCGGTTTCCCCCTACTCCCAGAAGACGCTCCTCGCCTTCCACGAGAAGGGCGTCTCCTTCACCCCCAGGCTGGTCGACGTGACCAGCCCGGAGGCGAAGGCTGCCTACCAGCGCGAGGTCTACGGGCTCGGCAAGATTCCGCTCCTCGTCGTGCCCGAGGAGAGCCTCCGCCTCCCCGAGTCGAGCCTCATCGCCGAGTGGCTCGACGAGCGCTTCCCGGAGCGCGGCCCCAGGCTCATCCCCGCGGACCGGACGAAGTCCCGCGAGGTGCGGATGCTCGACCGGCTTGCCGACGGCTGCCTCAGCGAGCCGATGGCGAAGGTGGTCTTCGACGGGATGCGGGCCCCAGAAGACCGCGATCCCCGCGGCACCCGCGTCGCCCGCTCTCTCCTCGACCGCGCCTACGGCGTCCTCGAGGAGCGCCTCGCCGAGCAGGGCTCCACGTGGCTCGCCGGCGCGGATTACAGCCTCGCCGACTGCGCCGCCACCCCGCCGCTCTTCTTCCTGCAGCGGATCCACCCCTACACCGATCACCGGCACCTGACCGCCTATGCGGCGCGCCTGTCCGAGCGGCCGTCCTGGCAGAAGGTCCTGGCCGAGGCAGCCCCCTGGCTCGAAGCCTTCAGCAAGAGCTGA
- a CDS encoding ion transporter → MTPRERLRRTIFEADTPAGRAFDVALIVAILASVTAAILESVSSIRAAYGETLYAIEWFFTVLFTVEYALRLWAVQRPLHYARSFFGIIDLLAILPTYVSVLIPGAQQLLTIRVLRLLRIFRVFKLANYLSEARIILTALQASVRKISVFILAVITLVTFFGSVMYVVEGPEHGYTSVPTGVYWAVVTLTTVGYGDISPQTPLGQGLSVIVMLMGYAIIAVPTGIVTVELSRAGRPTTDIACPGCGRQGHDPDAEFCKYCATEL, encoded by the coding sequence GTGACCCCACGCGAACGTCTCCGCCGCACCATCTTCGAAGCCGACACCCCCGCCGGCAGGGCGTTCGACGTGGCGCTGATCGTGGCGATCCTCGCCAGCGTCACCGCGGCGATCCTGGAGAGCGTCTCGTCGATCCGTGCGGCGTACGGCGAGACGCTCTATGCGATCGAGTGGTTCTTCACCGTGCTCTTCACGGTGGAGTACGCGCTCCGGCTCTGGGCGGTGCAGCGGCCGCTGCACTACGCCCGCAGCTTCTTCGGGATCATCGACCTGCTGGCGATCCTGCCGACCTACGTCAGCGTACTCATCCCCGGCGCGCAGCAGCTCCTCACCATCCGCGTGCTGCGCCTGCTGCGGATCTTCCGCGTCTTCAAGCTCGCCAACTACCTGAGCGAAGCGCGGATCATCCTCACCGCGCTCCAGGCGAGCGTGCGGAAGATCTCCGTCTTCATCCTCGCCGTGATCACCCTGGTCACCTTCTTCGGCTCGGTGATGTACGTGGTCGAGGGGCCCGAGCACGGCTACACCAGCGTGCCCACCGGCGTCTACTGGGCGGTCGTCACCCTCACCACCGTGGGCTACGGCGACATCTCGCCGCAGACGCCCCTCGGCCAGGGGCTCTCGGTGATCGTGATGCTGATGGGCTACGCGATCATCGCCGTGCCCACCGGCATCGTCACCGTCGAGCTCTCCCGCGCCGGCCGCCCCACCACCGACATCGCCTGCCCCGGCTGCGGCCGCCAGGGCCACGACCCCGACGCGGAGTTCTGCAAGTACTGCGCGACGGAGCTGTGA
- the aspS gene encoding aspartate--tRNA ligase, whose protein sequence is MSTSAFLSQHQRTHLCGQLRDSDVGNEVVLYGWVHNRRDHGGAVFIDLRDRDGITQVVFEPDAGEAHQLAHQLRLEYVLGVVGKVVSRGSNVNPKMKTGAIEVKASRLQIFNPATPPPFLIEDGIDTNEELRLKYRFLDLRRPEMQETFIFRHKVNQAVRNFLSSRGFLEIETPFMVRFTPGGARNFLVPSRLNPGRFYGLAESPQIFKQLYMVAGFDRYFQIVKCFRDEDLRGDRQPEFTQIDLEMSFAQEKDVQEVVEGLFASIWREALGQELKLPIPRMSYDEAMSRYGVDKPDTRFGLELVDVTEIVRGANGGGVPFFAQAVGEGGIVKLLSIPGGGGMSRAEIDKLEDVAKSFGAKGLARAKVAAGGEWTQSPLTKTIDAGLRAKINEAAGAKEGDVLLFQFGKPKQVNGVLGQMRVQLGKKLGLIPEGRHDLLWVVDFPLFEFSDEQNTWVASHHPFTAPLPEHVEHMTSDPGRVKARAYDLVLDGNEVGGGSIRIHDSETQAKVFEALGISPEERRNKFGFLLDALAYGAPPHGGLAVGMDRLIMLLTGKESIRDVIPFPKTKMGTDLMTGAPGDVSDKQLRELHVKATVQPE, encoded by the coding sequence GTGTCGACCTCCGCGTTCCTGTCCCAGCACCAGCGCACCCACCTCTGCGGCCAGCTCCGCGATTCCGACGTCGGCAACGAAGTCGTGCTCTACGGCTGGGTCCACAACCGCCGCGACCACGGCGGCGCGGTCTTCATCGATCTGCGCGACCGGGACGGCATCACCCAGGTGGTCTTCGAGCCGGATGCCGGCGAGGCCCACCAGCTCGCCCACCAGCTCCGCCTCGAGTACGTGCTGGGTGTGGTCGGCAAGGTCGTCTCCCGCGGCAGCAACGTGAACCCGAAGATGAAGACCGGCGCCATCGAGGTGAAGGCGTCGCGGCTGCAGATCTTCAATCCGGCGACGCCGCCGCCCTTCCTCATCGAAGACGGCATCGACACCAACGAGGAGCTGCGGCTCAAGTACCGCTTCCTCGATCTGCGCCGGCCGGAGATGCAGGAGACCTTCATCTTCCGCCACAAGGTCAACCAGGCGGTGCGCAACTTCCTCTCGAGCCGGGGCTTCCTCGAGATCGAGACGCCGTTCATGGTGCGCTTCACGCCGGGCGGCGCCCGCAACTTCCTCGTGCCCTCGCGCCTCAACCCGGGGCGCTTCTACGGCCTCGCCGAGAGCCCGCAGATCTTCAAGCAGCTCTACATGGTCGCGGGCTTCGATCGGTACTTCCAGATCGTGAAGTGCTTCCGCGACGAGGATCTGCGCGGCGATCGGCAGCCGGAATTCACCCAGATCGATCTCGAGATGTCCTTCGCCCAGGAGAAGGACGTGCAGGAGGTGGTCGAGGGGCTCTTCGCGTCGATCTGGCGCGAGGCGCTGGGGCAGGAGCTCAAGCTGCCGATCCCGCGGATGAGCTACGACGAGGCGATGTCCCGCTACGGCGTGGACAAGCCCGACACCCGCTTCGGCCTCGAGCTGGTCGACGTGACCGAGATCGTGCGCGGGGCGAACGGCGGCGGCGTGCCCTTCTTCGCCCAGGCGGTGGGCGAGGGCGGGATCGTCAAGCTGCTCTCGATCCCCGGCGGCGGCGGGATGAGCCGCGCCGAGATCGACAAGCTCGAGGACGTGGCGAAGAGCTTCGGCGCGAAGGGCCTCGCCCGCGCCAAGGTCGCCGCCGGTGGCGAGTGGACCCAGTCGCCGCTCACCAAGACCATCGACGCGGGGCTGCGGGCGAAGATCAACGAGGCCGCCGGGGCGAAGGAGGGCGACGTCCTCCTCTTCCAGTTCGGCAAGCCGAAGCAGGTCAACGGCGTGCTCGGGCAGATGCGCGTACAGCTCGGCAAGAAGCTCGGCCTCATCCCCGAGGGGCGCCACGATCTGCTCTGGGTGGTCGACTTCCCGCTCTTCGAGTTCTCCGACGAGCAGAACACCTGGGTCGCCTCGCACCACCCCTTCACCGCGCCGCTGCCGGAGCACGTGGAGCACATGACCAGCGATCCGGGCCGGGTGAAGGCCCGGGCCTACGACCTCGTCCTCGACGGCAACGAGGTGGGCGGCGGCTCGATCCGCATCCACGACTCGGAGACGCAGGCGAAGGTCTTCGAGGCGCTGGGGATCAGCCCGGAGGAGCGCCGGAACAAATTCGGCTTCCTCCTCGACGCGCTCGCCTACGGCGCCCCGCCGCACGGCGGCCTCGCGGTGGGCATGGACCGGCTGATCATGCTGCTCACCGGCAAAGAGTCGATCCGCGACGTGATCCCCTTCCCGAAGACGAAGATGGGGACGGATCTGATGACGGGCGCGCCCGGCGACGTGAGCGACAAGCAGCTGCGCGAGTTGCACGTGAAGGCGACGGTGCAGCCGGAGTAA
- a CDS encoding phospholipase D-like domain-containing protein, with product MAPPLSPQTGRPARAPDRSALAYCPPVNTPAHGNAVEVLRDGREAFPAMLEAIAAARRSVHLEMYIFNDDGTGRQFAEALAGAAARGVEVALLYDSLGSWRTHPWIFDWMAANGVRVIGYRPLFPWRQGWGWPRRDHRKLLVIDEAVGFTGGINIGDDWAEVDRGGRGWRDTMVRIGGPAARALDLLFREVWDREVRRQRSDLALAPMGGPLPPTGAASLSAETAFAPTGAASLSAETEFGTEADGDGVPVAIVGNREFGRRRAIRKTYRYAIDKARRYIFIANPYFVPDHAILRSLKWARRRGVRVALLLPGQSDIASVQWASRATYEKLLTWGVEIHHWCQPMFHAKTAVIDGNWCTVGTYNLDTQSLRYNLEVTAVIPDRRVAGEIERMFLEDLGRCDRIDLESWRRRPRWWRLPERFFYFFRAWL from the coding sequence GTGGCACCGCCGCTCTCCCCACAGACAGGCCGACCAGCAAGGGCGCCCGACCGGAGCGCCCTCGCCTATTGCCCGCCCGTCAACACCCCCGCCCACGGCAACGCGGTGGAGGTGCTGCGCGACGGGCGCGAGGCCTTTCCCGCCATGCTCGAGGCGATCGCCGCAGCGCGGCGCTCGGTCCACCTCGAGATGTACATCTTCAACGACGACGGGACCGGCCGGCAGTTCGCCGAGGCCCTCGCCGGGGCTGCGGCCCGGGGCGTCGAGGTCGCGCTCCTCTACGACAGCCTCGGCTCCTGGCGGACCCACCCCTGGATCTTCGACTGGATGGCTGCCAACGGCGTCCGGGTCATCGGGTACCGGCCGCTCTTTCCCTGGCGCCAGGGCTGGGGCTGGCCGCGGCGCGATCACCGCAAGCTGCTGGTGATCGACGAGGCGGTGGGCTTCACCGGCGGCATCAACATCGGCGACGACTGGGCGGAGGTGGACCGGGGCGGCCGCGGCTGGCGCGACACCATGGTCCGGATCGGCGGTCCCGCCGCCCGCGCCCTCGACCTGCTCTTCCGGGAGGTCTGGGACCGAGAGGTACGACGGCAGCGCAGCGACCTCGCCCTGGCGCCGATGGGCGGGCCCCTGCCCCCTACAGGGGCGGCGAGCCTTTCCGCGGAAACGGCCTTTGCCCCAACCGGGGCGGCGAGCCTTTCCGCGGAAACGGAATTCGGCACGGAGGCGGACGGCGACGGCGTGCCGGTGGCCATCGTCGGCAACCGCGAGTTCGGCAGGCGCCGGGCGATCCGCAAGACCTACCGCTACGCCATCGACAAGGCGCGCCGCTACATCTTCATCGCCAACCCCTACTTCGTCCCCGACCACGCGATCCTGCGCAGCCTCAAATGGGCGCGGCGCCGGGGCGTGCGGGTGGCGCTGCTCCTGCCCGGCCAGTCGGACATCGCCTCGGTGCAGTGGGCCTCCCGCGCCACCTACGAGAAGCTCCTCACCTGGGGGGTCGAGATCCACCACTGGTGCCAGCCGATGTTCCACGCCAAGACCGCGGTGATCGACGGCAATTGGTGCACGGTGGGAACGTACAACCTCGATACCCAATCGCTCCGCTACAACCTCGAGGTCACCGCGGTGATCCCCGATCGCCGGGTGGCCGGTGAGATCGAGCGCATGTTCCTCGAGGACCTCGGCCGCTGCGACCGGATCGATCTCGAGAGCTGGCGCCGCCGCCCGCGCTGGTGGCGGCTGCCGGAGCGCTTCTTCTACTTCTTCCGCGCGTGGCTATAG
- a CDS encoding cupin domain-containing protein, with the protein MIHIDVHQEKGERFKVLKTTDRTQLAMMTLPPGGTTSNEEGHTDSDQVIYMVEGRIELTVGDEKRELRAGEVAVIPAATTHKLRVMGRRSATMLNVYGPPAYPAENREEARAATETHAGGTPGGWGGGIGGGGGGGGYGGSNY; encoded by the coding sequence GTGATCCACATCGACGTGCACCAGGAGAAGGGCGAGCGCTTCAAGGTCCTGAAGACCACCGACCGCACCCAGCTCGCGATGATGACGCTGCCCCCGGGTGGCACCACCAGCAACGAGGAAGGCCACACCGACTCCGACCAGGTGATCTACATGGTCGAGGGGCGGATCGAGCTCACCGTCGGCGACGAGAAGCGCGAGCTGCGCGCCGGTGAAGTGGCGGTGATCCCCGCGGCGACGACCCACAAGCTCCGCGTGATGGGGCGCCGCTCGGCCACCATGCTCAACGTCTATGGCCCGCCGGCCTATCCCGCGGAGAACCGCGAGGAGGCCCGCGCCGCTACCGAGACCCACGCGGGCGGAACGCCCGGGGGCTGGGGCGGCGGAATCGGCGGTGGCGGCGGTGGCGGCGGCTACGGCGGCAGCAACTACTGA